A region of Toxorhynchites rutilus septentrionalis strain SRP chromosome 1, ASM2978413v1, whole genome shotgun sequence DNA encodes the following proteins:
- the LOC129761689 gene encoding uncharacterized protein K02A2.6-like: protein MEEQQHMEQNAGINAPGFIPQQNGHPTQQQQQQQQHHHGMPSHSSPPQGPTFQQPVSTDAIIVQILQQLRQQQAVTNQLLQRQQESSQYQQGFMQQQELNAMSSIQVNVPPNPEVILDSLAANIKEFLYDPENHSTFAAWYARYEDLFAKDAARIDDGAKVRLLLRRLGTNEHYRYISFILPSVPKDFTFADTISKLKALFGSRESAVKKRYSALTITKTSLEDYVTYGCRVNKMCVEFELSKLSEEQFKCLIFVCGLKLECDAETRTRLLTRIEDNSDVTLESLMEECQRLINLKSDAAMIEGVGGQVHAIKRNPAYRNLTRRQHSSEQTKNHPQRNFHRSSGPKTPCWNCGAMHYSKYCKFRNQRCTECKQLGHKEGYCSSAKRSLKKPSQRNEKHYTNTITLSVDCVRGKRRYVWIKINGVSTRLQLDTASDITIISEEVWRNIGEPKGKSTMQKAKSATGERLPLLLEFDCEVSLNESTYSGQIYVSKTPLNLLGIDIIDKLNLWSSPMDNFCNYIGGNLTETSSLKQTFPKLFSDTLGMCTKTKIKLTLIEGSRPVFRPKRPVAYAMLATVDDELHRLEQLKIISAVDYSEWAAPIVVVRKASGRIRICGDYSTGLNHCLQSHQYPLPLPEDIFSKFSNCDIFSQIDLTDAFLQMEVEESSRKLLTINTHRGLYQYNRMPPGIKAAPGAFQQLIDTMLAGLPNCAGYLDDVIVGGKNTEEHHRNLYAVLHRIQEYGFTIRPEKCSFGQKQIRYLGHLLDRQGIRPDPGKIKAINNMPAPKDITGVRSFMGAINYYGKFVPNMRNLRFPLDNLLKSGSTFKWTAECQQALEKFKEILSSDLLLTHYDPKLEIIVSADASSIGIGATICHKFPDGSIKVIQHASRALTETEQRYSQPDREGLAIVYAVTKFHKFVFGRRFRLQTDHAPLLRIFGSKKGIPVYTANRLQRWALTLLSYDFALEYVSTDKFGNADVLSRLIDQHIKPDEDFVVACASLENDLRTVAMNTTSNLPLSFNMIKDETRKDSILYKLYRFIQNGWPKNRSDIKDWEMQRYFDRQDFLSIVNGCIMFSERLIIPKAFRKRCLTQLHKGHPGIQRMKSIARSYVYWPGIDEEITSYVKTCDSCALAARSPQKVAPESWPKTTLPWQRIHIDFAGPLEDTYYLIVVDAHSKWPEIYPTLKITTSETIRLLRSLFANKGMPETLVSDNGTQFSSVLFEQFCYENGINHLKTAPYHPQSNGQAERFVDIFKRAIKKMKGGDKDINQILDTFLLTYRTTPNPNVPSGKSPAEEMYKRPIRTSLDLLRVPSYSESPKIQHDLNTSRSFKSKDPVYAKVYASNKWRWATGTVMEKLGSVMYNVWVDDRKMIRSHINQLRRRSTAETTKKQQMDRSNLPLSILLYEWALPKSTLSTSNSTAGPSIEDEPQAQAQHMLHSIEPSSSPSNGSIPSDSSPSTSTDFQSAAESSPVVQIPRRSSRNRRPPQRFQLYHRY, encoded by the coding sequence ATGGAGGAACAGCAGCACATGGAGCAAAATGCGGGAATCAATGCACCCGGTTTCATTCCTCAACAAAATGGACACCCaacacagcagcagcagcaacaacaacaacatcatcATGGGATGCCATCACACTCTTCACCTCCACAAGGTCCAACCTTCCAGCAGCCTGTTTCTACCGATGCAATCATCGTGCAAATTCTACAACAACTAAGACAGCAACAAGCTGTCACAAACCAACTTCTTCAGCGACAACAAGAATCGAGCCAGTATCAGCAAGGTTTCATGCAACAACAAGAACTTAACGCCATGTCATCAATTCAAGTAAACGTTCCCCCGAATCCAGAGGTTATTTTAGATTCACTAGCAGCGAACATAAAGGAATTTCTATATGATCCCGAAAATCACAGTACTTTCGCCGCTTGGTATGCCAGGTATGAGGATCTTTTTGCAAAAGATGCTGCGCGAATAGACGATGGAGCTAAAGTCAGGTTACTTCTACGGCGGCTAGGAACAAACGAACATTACAGATACATCAGTTTTATTCTGCCGAGTGTACCGAAAGACTTTACGTTTGCAGATACGATAAGCAAATTGAAAGCACTATTTGGAAGCAGAGAATCAGCAGTCAAGAAGCGATATTCTGCTCTTACAATCACAAAAACATCCCTCGAAGATTACGTTACCTACGGTTGTCGAGTAAATAAAATGTGTGTGGAGTTCGAGCTTTCGAAATTATCGGAAGAGCAATTTAAATGCCTGATCTTCGTGTGCGGGTTAAAATTAGAGTGCGATGCAGAAACAAGAACAAGATTGTTAACCAGAATAGAGGATAATAGTGATGTCACATTAGAGTCTTTAATGGAAGAATGTCAGCGACTAATCAATTTGAAAAGTGATGCAGCAATGATAGAAGGCGTAGGAGGTCAAGTTCATGCAATCAAAAGAAATCCAGCGTATCGAAATCTAACAAGGCGACAGCACTCCAGTGAACAAACTAAAAATCATCCCCAACGCAATTTCCATAGATCATCTGGTCCCAAAACTCCGTGTTGGAACTGCGGAGCGATGCATTACTCCAAGTATTGTAAATTTCGGAACCAGCGATGTACAGAATGCAAGCAGCTGGGGCATAAGGAAGGGTATTGTTCTAGCGCGAAACGATCTTTGAAGAAACCAAGTCAACGGAACGAGAAACACTATACCAACACCATCACATTATCCGTCGACTGCGTTCGAGGTAAACGTCGTTATGTGTGGATAAAAATTAACGGAGTATCAACGCGTCTACAATTAGACACTGCATCGGACATAACAATTATATCCGAGGAAGTTTGGCGGAATATTGGCGAACCAAAAGGGAAATCAACAATGCAAAAAGCCAAGTCAGCAACAGGTGAGCGGTTACCTCTCCTATTGGAATTCGATTGTGAAGTCAGCCTCAACGAATCAACATATAGCGGTCAAATATATGTCTCCAAGACCCCGCTTAACCTCCTGGGAATCGACATCATAGATAAGTTGAATCTCTGGTCATCACCGATGGATAATTTTTGCAATTATATCGGCGGCAATCTGACGGAAACATCATCCCTCAAACAAACGTTCCCGAAGCTTTTCAGTGATACATTAGGTATgtgtacaaaaacaaaaataaaattaacgctCATTGAAGGAAGCAGACCAGTCTTCCGACCGAAACGTCCAGTTGCATACGCCATGTTAGCTACGGTTGATGATGAGCTTCATCGATTGGAACAGTTGAAGATAATTTCGGCTGTTGACTATTCAGAGTGGGCTGCTCCGATTGTAGTGGTACGAAAAGCTAGCGGACGTATTCGAATATGTGGTGACTACTCCACAGGGTTAAACCACTGCCTTCAATCACATCAGTACCCTTTGCCGTTACCAGAGGATATTTTCTCAAAGTTCTCGAACTGCGATATCTTCAGTCAAATTGATTTGACGGATGCCTTTCTACAAATGGAAGTGGAGGAAAGCTCTCGGAAATTGTTAACAATAAACACTCATCGCGGGCTGTACCAATACAATAGAATGCCACCAGGGATCAAAGCAGCACCTGGGGCTTTCCAGCAGCTCATTGATACTATGCTAGCTGGATTACCAAACTGCGCAGGGTATTTAGACGATGTAATCGTTGGAGGAAAAAACACAGAGGAACATCATCGCAATTTATATGCGGTTCTGCACCGTATTCAAGAATACGGATTCACTATTCGTCCAGAAAAATGCTCGTTTGGGCAGAAACAAATTCGCTACCTAGGCCATCTTCTGGACAGACAAGGGATACGTCCAGATCCAGGAAAGATAAAAGCAATAAACAACAtgccagctcccaaagatatcaCCGGTGTTCGTTCATTCATGGGAGCCATAAATTATTATGGGAAATTCGTTCCCAATATGCGAAACCTACGTTTTCCATTGGATAATCTGCTTAAAAGCGGATCCACCTTCAAATGGACCGCGGAATGTCAACAAGCACtggaaaaatttaaagaaattttaTCATCGGATCTACTTTTGACACACTACGATCCCAAACTAGAAATTATAGTTTCGGCAGATGCATCTTCAATTGGTATAGGAGCGACTATTTGTCACAAATTTCCCGATGGCAGCATTAAGGTCATACAACATGCGTCGCGAGCACTCACAGAGACTGAGCAGAGATATTCACAACCCGATCGAGAAGGACTTGCAATTGTTTACGCGGTAACTAAGTTccacaaatttgtttttggAAGACGGTTCCGGCTCCAAACGGATCACGCCCCTCTGTTACGAATATTTGGATCAAAAAAAGGAATACCTGTTTACACAGCTAATCGGCTCCAGCGATGGGCACTAACTTTACTGTCATACGACTTTGCACTAGAATACGTTTCAACTGATAAATTTGGCAATGCGGACGTGTTATCTCGTCTGATAGACCAACATATTAAACCTGATGAAGATTTCGTTGTAGCCTGTGCCAGTTTAGAAAATGACCTCAGAACAGTGGCAATGAATACCACTAGCAATTTACCCCTCAGTTTTAACATGATCAAAGATGAAACAAGAAAGGATTCGATACTTTATAAATTATACCGTTTCATACAGAATGGCTGGCCTAAAAATCGATCTGATATCAAAGACTGGGAAATGCAGCGATATTTCGATCGTCAAGACTTTCTATCAATAGTAAACGGGTGCATAATGTTCAGCGAAAGATTGATCATCCCAAAAGCATTCAGGAAGCGGTGTCTTACACAGCTCCACAAGGGTCATCCGGGTATACAACGGATGAAATCTATAGCGAGAAGCTACGTGTATTGGCCAGGCATAGATGAGGAGATAACCAGTTATGTAAAGACATGTGATAGCTGCGCGTTAGCAGCGCGATCACCACAAAAGGTGGCTCCAGAATCGTGGCCAAAAACTACATTACCATGGCAACGAATTCACATTGACTTTGCTGGTCCTCTTGAAGACACATATTATTTGATCGTAGTAGATGCTCATAGCAAATGGCCAGAAATATATCCTACGCTGAAGATCACAACAAGTGAAACAATCCGTTTGCTGCGCTCATTGTTTGCAAATAAAGGTATGCCAGAAACACTCGTGTCAGACAATGGAACACAGTTTTCCAGTGTACTTTTTGAACAGTtctgctatgaaaatggaaTCAATCATTTGAAAACAGCCCCATATCATCCACAATCGAACGGACAAGCCGAACGATTCGTGGACATTTTTAAGCgtgccataaaaaaaatgaagggaGGAGACAAAGATATTAATCAGATTTTAGACACTTTTCTCCTCACGTATCGCACGACACCAAATCCGAATGTACCAAGCGGGAAATCTCCCGCAGAAGAGATGTACAAAAGGCCAATAAGAACATCTCTCGACTTGTTACGAGTACCATCTTATTCCGAATCACCAAAAATTCAGCATGATCTCAACACATCAAGATCGTTTAAATCAAAAGATCCGGTCTACGCAAAAGTATACGCAAGCAATAAATGGAGATGGGCAACTGGTACTGTTATGGAAAAACTAGGCAGCGTTATGTATAATGTGTGGGTGGATGATAGAAAAATGATCCGTTCGCACATCAATCAACTTAGGAGACGATCAACAGCAGAAACGACCAAGAAACAACAAATGGATCGCTCCAACTTACCGCTGAGCATATTACTATATGAGTGGGCCCTGCCGAAGTCTACCTTGAGTACGAGCAATTCTACAGCTGGGCCATCGATTGAAGACGAACcacaagctcaagctcagcaTATGTTACACTCCATAGAACCATCATCTTCGCCATCGAACGGATCCATACCGTCTGATTCTTCTCCATCTACCTCAACCGATTTCCAATCAGCAGCTGAATCTTCACCTGTGGTTCAGATTCCTCGACGCTCTTCGCGCAATCGAAGACCGCCTCAGAGGTTCCAACTGTACCACAGATATTGA